In Solanum stenotomum isolate F172 chromosome 6, ASM1918654v1, whole genome shotgun sequence, one DNA window encodes the following:
- the LOC125866741 gene encoding serine/threonine-protein kinase AFC2-like isoform X1 produces MEMDYVTEYPHSYMDRRPKKRPRLDWDPSHTPKAQSGIYYGQEVGNSSSYVHSRLLPDHDNLYVKGLAQKGSPPRREDDKDGHYMFELGENLTTRYKILKKIGEGTFGQVLECWDREQKEFVAIKIIRSIKKYREAAMVEIDVLQLLGRYDRDGSRCVQLRNWFDYRNHICLVFEKLGPSLFDFLRKNSYRAFPVDLVREIGRQLLECVAFMHDMRLIHTDLKPENILFVSADYIKVPDYKGTPWSHRDRSFYKRLPKSSAIKVIDFGSTAYERPDHNYIVSTRHYRAPEVILGLGWSYPCDLWSVGCILVELCSGEALFQTHENLEHLAMMERVLGPLPSQMLNKVDRHAEKYVRRGRLDWPEGATSRESIKSVIKLPRLQNLVMQHVDHSAGDLIDLLQGLLRFDPSIRMTARDALRHPFFTRDQFRRL; encoded by the exons ATGGAAATGGATTACGTAACGGAGTATCCACATTCCTACATGGATCGTCGTCCTAAGAAACGTCCAAGATTAGATTGGGATCCTTCACATACTCCCAAG GCTCAGTCAGGAATTTATTATGGGCAAGAGGTTGGCAATTCATCGAGCTATGTGCATTCAAGATTACTACCTGATCATGATAATTTATATGTAAAAGGACTGGCTCAAAAAGGCTCTCCTCCGCGGCGAGAAGATGACAAAGATGGACATTACATGTTTGAGCTTGGAGAGAATTTAACAACTCGCT ATAAAATTCTCAAAAAGATCGGTGAAG GTACCTTTGGTCAAGTTCTAGAATGCTGGGACAGAGAGCAGAAGGAATTTGTTGCCATTAAAATTATCCGAAGTATAAAGAAGTATCGTGAAGCAGCAATGGTAGAAATTGACGTGCTTCAGCTGCTAGGAAGATATGATAGGGATGGAAGCCG TTGTGTACAATTACGGAACTGGTTTGATTATCGTAACCATATTTGCTTA GTATTTGAGAAGCTTGGACCAAGTTTATTCGATTTTCTACGGAAAAACAGTTATCGCGCATTTCCAGTTGATCTAGTTCGTGAAATTGGGAGGCAATTGTTGGAATGTGTAGCAT TCATGCATGATATGCGTCTCATCCATACAGACCTTAAGCCCGAGAATATACTCTTTGTTTCTGCAGACTACATAAAAGTGCCCGACTACAAG GGTACACCATGGTCACACAGAGACAGATCATTTTATAAAAGGTTACCAAAGTCAAGTGCTATCAAAGTAATAGACTTTGGTAGCACTGCTTACGAACGACCAGATCACAACTATATTGTGTCCACACGACATTACCGTGCACCTGAAGTTATTCTTG GTCTTGGATGGAGCTACCCGTGTGATTTATGGAGCGTGGGCTGCATCTTGGTAGAACTATGCTCG GGTGAAGCTTTATTCCAGACACATGAAAATTTAGAGCACCTGGCCATGATGGAAAGAGTACTGGGTCCATTACCATCACAAATGTTAAATAAAGTGGA TCGACATGCAGAGAAATATGTAAGGAGGGGTAGATTAGACTGGCCTGAAGGTGCCACTTCCCGAGAGAGCATAAAGTCTGTAATAAAGTTGCCTCGTCTCCAG AATTTAGTGATGCAGCATGTTGATCATTCAGCTGGTGATCTTATAGACCTTTTGCAAGGTCTCCTTAGATTTGACCCATCTATCAGAATGACGGCACGTGATGCCCTAAGGCATCCTTTTTTCACTAGGGACCAATTCCGGAGGTTATAA
- the LOC125866741 gene encoding serine/threonine-protein kinase AFC2-like isoform X2 codes for MVEIDVLQLLGRYDRDGSRCVQLRNWFDYRNHICLVFEKLGPSLFDFLRKNSYRAFPVDLVREIGRQLLECVAFMHDMRLIHTDLKPENILFVSADYIKVPDYKGTPWSHRDRSFYKRLPKSSAIKVIDFGSTAYERPDHNYIVSTRHYRAPEVILGLGWSYPCDLWSVGCILVELCSGEALFQTHENLEHLAMMERVLGPLPSQMLNKVDRHAEKYVRRGRLDWPEGATSRESIKSVIKLPRLQNLVMQHVDHSAGDLIDLLQGLLRFDPSIRMTARDALRHPFFTRDQFRRL; via the exons ATGGTAGAAATTGACGTGCTTCAGCTGCTAGGAAGATATGATAGGGATGGAAGCCG TTGTGTACAATTACGGAACTGGTTTGATTATCGTAACCATATTTGCTTA GTATTTGAGAAGCTTGGACCAAGTTTATTCGATTTTCTACGGAAAAACAGTTATCGCGCATTTCCAGTTGATCTAGTTCGTGAAATTGGGAGGCAATTGTTGGAATGTGTAGCAT TCATGCATGATATGCGTCTCATCCATACAGACCTTAAGCCCGAGAATATACTCTTTGTTTCTGCAGACTACATAAAAGTGCCCGACTACAAG GGTACACCATGGTCACACAGAGACAGATCATTTTATAAAAGGTTACCAAAGTCAAGTGCTATCAAAGTAATAGACTTTGGTAGCACTGCTTACGAACGACCAGATCACAACTATATTGTGTCCACACGACATTACCGTGCACCTGAAGTTATTCTTG GTCTTGGATGGAGCTACCCGTGTGATTTATGGAGCGTGGGCTGCATCTTGGTAGAACTATGCTCG GGTGAAGCTTTATTCCAGACACATGAAAATTTAGAGCACCTGGCCATGATGGAAAGAGTACTGGGTCCATTACCATCACAAATGTTAAATAAAGTGGA TCGACATGCAGAGAAATATGTAAGGAGGGGTAGATTAGACTGGCCTGAAGGTGCCACTTCCCGAGAGAGCATAAAGTCTGTAATAAAGTTGCCTCGTCTCCAG AATTTAGTGATGCAGCATGTTGATCATTCAGCTGGTGATCTTATAGACCTTTTGCAAGGTCTCCTTAGATTTGACCCATCTATCAGAATGACGGCACGTGATGCCCTAAGGCATCCTTTTTTCACTAGGGACCAATTCCGGAGGTTATAA
- the LOC125866741 gene encoding serine/threonine-protein kinase AFC2-like isoform X3, with translation MIGMEAVMHDMRLIHTDLKPENILFVSADYIKVPDYKGTPWSHRDRSFYKRLPKSSAIKVIDFGSTAYERPDHNYIVSTRHYRAPEVILGLGWSYPCDLWSVGCILVELCSGEALFQTHENLEHLAMMERVLGPLPSQMLNKVDRHAEKYVRRGRLDWPEGATSRESIKSVIKLPRLQNLVMQHVDHSAGDLIDLLQGLLRFDPSIRMTARDALRHPFFTRDQFRRL, from the exons ATGATAGGGATGGAAGCCG TCATGCATGATATGCGTCTCATCCATACAGACCTTAAGCCCGAGAATATACTCTTTGTTTCTGCAGACTACATAAAAGTGCCCGACTACAAG GGTACACCATGGTCACACAGAGACAGATCATTTTATAAAAGGTTACCAAAGTCAAGTGCTATCAAAGTAATAGACTTTGGTAGCACTGCTTACGAACGACCAGATCACAACTATATTGTGTCCACACGACATTACCGTGCACCTGAAGTTATTCTTG GTCTTGGATGGAGCTACCCGTGTGATTTATGGAGCGTGGGCTGCATCTTGGTAGAACTATGCTCG GGTGAAGCTTTATTCCAGACACATGAAAATTTAGAGCACCTGGCCATGATGGAAAGAGTACTGGGTCCATTACCATCACAAATGTTAAATAAAGTGGA TCGACATGCAGAGAAATATGTAAGGAGGGGTAGATTAGACTGGCCTGAAGGTGCCACTTCCCGAGAGAGCATAAAGTCTGTAATAAAGTTGCCTCGTCTCCAG AATTTAGTGATGCAGCATGTTGATCATTCAGCTGGTGATCTTATAGACCTTTTGCAAGGTCTCCTTAGATTTGACCCATCTATCAGAATGACGGCACGTGATGCCCTAAGGCATCCTTTTTTCACTAGGGACCAATTCCGGAGGTTATAA
- the LOC125866752 gene encoding NDR1/HIN1-like protein 26, which yields MSRQRETNPYFLPPHVPPLEQHEPQHPPFSSQFPPSNAKNQTPHEPHSPGDSYFPSPTMPVSTRHSQPQLHSGPQPHTGHNSHLPTPVPPPRHQQPHSGSRPHSQHHRHSSGLVRVPTRRKTRPFAWLVAGFCALFWVMVIVAGLAILIIYLVFRPRNPKFDITSATLNAAYLDMGYLLNADLTILANFTNPNKKGRVDFHYAILDLYHGGHLLASSYMDPFSTMSHESRFQDVHLVSSQVRLSLEQSQQLKKEVDNGRVKFEVKGLFRARSNLGSFLQYSYWLYAQCTIVVTSPPTGVLIGRKCTTKR from the exons ATGTCCCGCCAACGCGAAACCAACCCTTATTTTCTTCCACCACATGTTCCTCCACTTGAACAACATGAACCACAACATCCTCCTTTCTCTTCTCAATTTCCACCTTCTAATGCAAAAAATCAAACACCACATGAACCACATTCTCCTGGTGATTCTTATTTTCCAAGTCCAACAATGCCAGTGTCAACAAGACATTCCCAGCCACAGCTGCATTCAGGACCACAACCACATACTGGTCATAACTCTCACTTACCAACACCAGTACCACCACCACGACATCAGCAGCCACATTCAGGATCTCGACCACATAGCCAACATCATCGTCACTCTTCAG GTCTAGTGCGAGTACCCACTAGGCGTAAAACTAGGCCATTTGCATGGCTAGTTGCAGGTTTTTGTGCACTTTTCTGGGTCATGGTAATAGTAGCTGGCCTAGCAATCCTCATCATATATCTTGTATTTCGCCCAAGAAATCCAAAGTTTGACATAACTAGTGCCACACTCAATGCAGCCTATCTTGACATGGGATACCTCCTTAATGCTGACCTTACTATACTAGCGAACTTCACAAATCCAAACAAGAAAGGGAGGGTGGATTTCCATTACGCCATTCTTGATCTTTATCATGGTGGACACCTATTGGCTTCCAGTTACATGGACCCTTTCTCGACAATGAGCCATGAGTCGAGGTTTCAAGATGTACACTTGGTGAGCAGCCAAGTGAGACTTTCTTTGGAACAAAGTCAACAACTGAAGAAAGAAGTGGATAATGGAAGAGTGAAGTTCGAAGTGAAGGGATTGTTTAGAGCAAGGTCTAACTTGGGGAGTTTCCTTCAATACTCCTACTGGTTGTATGCCCAGTGCACTATTGTGGTTACCAGCCCTCCAACTGGTGTCTTGATTGGCAGAAAGTGCACAACGAAGCGCTAA
- the LOC125866722 gene encoding protein-tyrosine-phosphatase MKP1-like, which produces MLEVDEKDRLPAGGNRKTYARSISWSDRSPTKSSAKPQWNSKARACLPPLQPLSITRPTAEEWPRAGSDDLGVWPNPSTPGVRLGSFSTHEGSATKQAPREFEFKKDKLAFFNKECSKIVDHIYLGSDTVAKNRDILRENGITHVLNCVGFSCPEYFKDDLVYKTLWLQDSPTEDITSILYDVFDYFEDVREQGGRVFVHCFQGVSRSASLVIAYLMWKEGMSFEDAFQHVKAARGVTNPNMGFACQLLQCQKRVHAQPVSPTSVLRMYRMAPHSPYDPLHLVPKMLSEPGAEGLDSRGAFLVLIPSVIYVWIGKHCTSVMSDNARAAAFQVIRYEKAQGPVLIINEGKEPSDFWSALSQESFFSGGCGKEKTKVDASLLAENDLITDNICQCIGQKNEYDLDFEIFCKALAGGVVPPFPLSGTESETCLPARQNGWSRLRRKFSSGIMKEFITASKLYSHTGITSPVLDKMDTIKELSPALPSLPSSPQCGSPDSFSSYATSSPSWTKDPCRDVENPGLDTEPALSPSPSFSSLDSLSCFLVSKPKSNTTSPSLSPSTSDYSSSFTFSPSSSNWSDLTYLSAQPSPTRFEHEDPNFVKNDFFKVSSSLLCKGSPFPAAEEAFPTSRALRRANSCLQYKETSPSLAERRGSHPPPMMMLRSNDDSTQISVKLVRTSSFSLPNFEDDTMKCVECDMLNDGDFVDSSKEELMLDAENSITDNQLQNGVQPVDDVSGSFNDHPIGIPIRVAETTDIGLYQWPSMHKLGLSSVVFDSRSVYIIVIPDLSLDENSSSSLYIWIGRDVQWKESSDQVINNDSMCEDNHVHWEKVGLGFLIQKGLATSSLVQIVKEGEEPEQLLKHLPCFSFDKALDVGVK; this is translated from the exons ATGTTGGAGGTAGATGAGAAGGATAGGTTACCAGCTGGTGGGAATAGGAAAACATATGCAAGGTCTATTTCGTGGTCCGATAGGTCCCCTACCAAGTCCAGTGCCAAACCACAATGGAACAGCAAAGCACGGGCTTGTTTGCCACCCCTTCAGCCTCTTTCCATTACTAGACCAACTGCTGAGGAGTGGCCTAGGGCTGGATCAGATGATCTTGGTGTATGGCCTAATCCCTCTACTCCTGGTGTAAGGCTTGGATCATTCAGCACTCATGAAGGTTCAGCTACTAAGCAGGCTCCGCGAGAATTTGAATTCAAGAAAGATAAGCTTGCTTTCTTCAATAAGGAATGTTCTAAGATTGTGGATCACATCTATTTAGGAAGTGACACTGTGGCAAAGAATCGAGACATTCTCCGTGAGAACGGCATCACTCATGTCTTAAACTGTGTAGGGTTTAGTTGTCCTGAATACTTTAAGGATGATCTTGTATACAAGACACTTTGGCTGCAGGATAGCCCCACTGAGGACATCACCAGTATTCTTTATGATGTCTTTGATTATTTTGAAGATGTTCGTGAACAAGGTGGGAGAGTCTTTGTACACTGCTTCCAAGGGGTGTCCCGATCAGCTTCCTTGGTTATTGCATATCTTATGTGGAAAGAGGGGATGAGCTTTGAAGATGCATTCCAGCATGTCAAAGCTGCAAGAGGAGTGACAAACCCGAATATGGGTTTTGCTTGCCAATTGTTGCAGTGCCAGAAACGAGTGCATGCTCAACCTGTAAGTCCTACTTCTGTGCTAAGGATGTACAGGATGGCACCTCACTCCCCATATGATCCCCTTCATTTGGTGCCAAAGATGCTGAGTGAGCCAGGAGCTGAAGGACTCGATTCTCGTGGTGCCTTCCTTGTTCTTATTCCTTCTGTTATATATGTGTGGATAGGGAAGCATTGTACCTCGGTAATGTCAGATAATGCCAGGGCTGCAGCCTTTCAGGTAATCCGCTATGAAAAGGCCCAAGGTCCTGTTTTAATTATCAATGAAGGCAAAGAGCCTTCTGATTTTTGGAGTGCTCTTAGCCAGGAAAGCTTCTTTTCTGGTGGTTGTGGCAAAGAAAAGACCAAGGTAGACGCCAGTTTATTAGCTGAAAATGACTTGATTACTGATAATATCTGCCAGTGTATTGGTCAAAAGAATGAATATGatcttgattttgaaattttctgcAAAGCACTCGCCGGTGGGGTTGTTCCACCTTTTCCATTGTCAGGTACTGAATCTGAGACATGTCTTCCCGCAAGACAGAATGGATGGAGTAGATTGAGACGGAAGTTTTCCAGTGGAATAATGAAAGAATTTATCACAGCTTCCAAGTTATACAGTCATACTGGCATAACAAGTCCTGTACTTGATAAGATGGACACAATTAAAGAACTCTCTCCTGCTTTGCCTTCATTACCTTCAAGTCCTCAGTGTGGATCACCAGATTCTTTCTCTTCTTATGCAACCAGCAGTCCAAGTTGGACAAAGGATCCTTGTAGAGATGTGGAAAACCCTGGTCTTGATACAGAACCTGCGCTATCGCCATCTCCTTCATTTAGCTCACTTGATTCTCTCTCTTGTTTTCTTGTTAGTAAACCAAAGTCTAATACCACATCCCCCTCACTCTCACCTTCAACCTCAGATTACTCCAGTTCTTTCACCTTTTCTCCCTCCTCTTCCAATTGGTCTGACTTGACATACCTATCTGCACAGCCTTCACCCACGAGATTTGAACATGAGGATCCTAATTTTGTGAAGAATGATTTCTTCAAAGTAAGTTCATCTTTACTTTGTAAAGGATCACCCTTTCCAGCAGCAGAGGAAGCATTTCCAACCAGTCGTGCTCTTAGACGGGCAAACAGTTGTTTACAGTACAAAGAAACTTCCCCTTCACTAGCAGAGCGTAGAGGCAGTCATCCTCCTCCTATGATGATGCTACGTTCCAATGATGATTCCACTCAAATTTCAGTGAAATTGGTGAGAACATCATCATTTTCTCTTCCTAATTTTGAAGACGATACAATGAAGTGTGTGGAGTGTGACATGCTTAATGACGGAGATTTTGTTGATAGTAGTAAAGAGGAGCTAATGTTAGATGCTGAGAATTCGATTACTGACAATCAACTCCAAAATGGAGTTCAACCTGTAGATGATGTATCTGGCAGTTTCAATGACCATCCAATTGGCATTCCCATCCGAGTCGCAGAAACAACTGATATAGGTCTTTATCAATGGCCTTCTATGCATAAATTAGGCTTGTCTTCTGTGGTTTTCGATTCAAGGTCCGTTTATATCATAGTCATTCCTGACTTGAGTTTAGATGAAAATAGTTCCAGTAGTTTGTACATCTGGATTGGGCGTGATGTGCAATGGAAGGAAAGTTCAGATCAAGTGATCAACAATGATTCCATGTGTGAAGATAATCATGTCCATTGGGAGAAAGTTGGACTTGGTTTTCTTATTCAGAAGGGCCTGGCCACTAGCTCTCTAGTTCAG ATAGTGAAAGAAGGTGAGGAACCTGAGCAGCTTCTTAAGCATCTGCCGTGTTTCTCATTTGATAAGGCATTAGATGTTGGGGTCAAGTAG